In Silene latifolia isolate original U9 population chromosome X, ASM4854445v1, whole genome shotgun sequence, the following proteins share a genomic window:
- the LOC141623270 gene encoding glutamate receptor 3.6-like isoform X1 — protein MMLKLLIFLVLAKLVVENGLLHAANVDANFSRRPKEVNIGAIFAFNSTIGKVAKVAIQAAVDDVNASPLVLNGTKINITMQDSNNNGFLGIVEAMSFMEKSAVAIIGPQSSVIAHVVSYLAKGLQVPLLSFAATDPSLSSLEYPFFVRTTQNDVFQMAAIADIVVYFGWRKVTAIYNDDDFGRNGIAALEDKLAGKQCTISYKAPMNPEPSGEDIRQILYQVALQESRIIVLHTYTSYGLKVLEVARSLHMLDSGYVWIATDWLTDILDTDSPLSSSSLSDVQGLLTLRFHTPESKLKKQFMTRWRNLIRRENTDGLFGLNTYGLYAYDTVWILAHALNEYFSQGGSISFSNTSMIRQFKDSNLHLDAMRVFDGGELLLSNVRRVKLTGLTGNIQYDSDRNLINPSYDIVNVVGTGHINIGYWINSSCLSVQPPEALFSTPLNQTGFRQQLYSVIWPGQTAEKPRGWVYPINGKRLKIGVPNRVDYNEIISYSEKTNSFTGYCIDIFTSAVNLLPYALPYKLLPFGNGTDNPNINELIDKLSAGVFDAVIGDISITTDRTRKADFTQPYRESGLVVVARVQTKDSNAWAFLRPFTPMMWCTTFVFFIVVGCVVWILEHRINDEFRGPPRQQVITMLWFSLSTWFFAHRESTMSTLGRFVLIIWLFVVLIINSSYTASLTSILTVQQLSSPIKGIQSLVLSNDPIGYREGSFVYDYLHKELGVAASRLVALKSENESAESLRKGPKNGGVAAIVDKKAYVELFLSTRCDFSIVGQEFTKNGWGFAFPRDSQLAADMSTAILTLSENGDLQRISDKWLQKSACSSQDTQLAVDKLQLKSFWGLYLIIGIACLLALILYFGLMVKQFMHHYPTEGEEPNGLATQSSRLQTFLAFVDEKEEEIKRRFKKRQIEGCSTRSSTTTTDPSNRSLPNFPLNSSMIDHMEFPPA, from the exons ATGATGTTGAAATTACTAATCTTTTTGGTGCTCGCGAAATTGGTTGTGGAAAATGGGTTGTTACATGCAGCTAATGTTGATGCTAATTTTTCAAGAAGACCTAAAGAAGTGAACATTGGGGCAATTTTCGCGTTCAATTCTACAATTGGTAAAGTTGCAAAAGTTGCAATACAAGCAGCTGTGGATGATGTAAATGCCTCCCCTTTAGTTCTTAATGGAACAAAGATTAACATCACAATGCAAGATAGCAATAACAACGGCTTTCTCGGAATTGTTGAGG CAATGTCCTTCATGGAGAAAAGTGCAGTGGCAATCATAGGTCCACAATCATCTGTGATAGCTCATGTAGTTTCTTATCTGGCCAAGGGACTACAGGTCCCGTTGCTCTCATTTGCAGCCACAGACCCATCCCTTTCCTCCCTCGAGTATCCTTTCTTCGTTAGGACAACCCAAAATGATGTTTTCCAAATGGCTGCTATAGCCGACATTGTGGTTTACTTTGGATGGAGGAAAGTGACTGCAATCTATAATGATGATGATTTTGGAAGGAATGGCATTGCCGCTTTAGAGGATAAGTTAGCGGGTAAGCAATGTACAATAAGCTATAAAGCACCTATGAATCCTGAACCAAGTGGAGAAGACATAAGACAGATTTTATATCAGGTTGCTTTGCAAGAATCTAGAATAATTGTTCTCCATACTTACACTAGTTATGGCCTAAAGGTGCTTGAGGTGGCTCGTTCTCTACATATGTTGGATAGTGGCTATGTTTGGATTGCTACTGATTGGCTTACTGACATCTTAGATACAGATTCACCACTTTCTTCCAGCTCACTGAGTGATGTTCAAGGTTTACTTACCTTGCGTTTTCACACTCCCGAGTCAAAGCTGAAGAAGCAATTCATGACTCGATGGCGAAATTTGATTAGAAGGGAAAACACAGATGGGTTGTTTGGATTGAACACATACGGTCTATATGCGTATGATACAGTTTGGATTCTTGCCCATGCCTTAAATGAATATTTTAGTCAAGGAGGAAGCATATCATTCTCAAATACTTCTATGATACGCCAGTTTAAAGACAGTAACTTGCACCTTGATGCAATGAGGGTCTTCGATGGAGGGGAACTTCTTCTCTCCAATGTACGACGAGTAAAACTGACAGGACTGACTGGCAATATTCAGTATGACTCTGATAGGAATCTGATCAATCCTTCTTATGACATTGTCAATGTTGTAGGAACTGGTCATATTAATATTGGGTATTGGATTAACTCTTCTTGTTTATCAGTTCAGCCACCAGAAGCTTTATTCTCCACTCCGCTCAACCAAACAGGTTTTAGGCAGCAGTTGTACAGTGTAATCTGGCCGGGACAAACTGCAGAGAAGCCTCGTGGATGGGTTTACCCCATAAATGGAAAGCGTCTAAAGATTGGAGTTCCAAACCGAGTTGATTACAATGAAATTATTTCATATTCagaaaaaacaaattcattcacTGGATATTGCATTGACATTTTCACTTCTGCTGTCAATTTGCTTCCATATGCTCTTCCCTATAAGTTGTTGCCATTTGGGAACGGAACAGATAACCCAAACATCAATGAGCTGATTGACAAATTGAGTGCAGGA GTTTTTGATGCTGTAATTGGTGATATTTCTATTACCACCGATAGGACAAGGAAAGCAGATTTTACACAGCCATACAGGGAGTCAGGTTTAGTTGTTGTAGCCCGGGTGCAGACCAAGGACAGTAATGCATGGGCCTTTCTAAGGCCGTTCACTCCAATGATGTGGTGTACAACATTTGTATTTTTCATTGTCGTGGGATGTGTTGTTTGGATTCTGGAACATCGGATTAATGATGAATTCCGAGGCCCACCCAGGCAGCAAGTTATAACAATGTTATG GTTCAGCCTTTCAACCTGGTTCTTTGCTCACA GGGAAAGTACTATGAGCACACTTGGTCGATTTGTACTCATCATATGGCTCTTTGTTGTCCTAATAATTAATTCAAGCTACACTGCAAGCCTGACCTCCATACTGACAGTTCAACAACTCTCTTCACCTATTAAAGGAATACAAAGTCTAGTTCTGAGCAACGATCCTATAGGATACCGTGAAGGCTCATTTGTTTACGATTATTTGCACAAGGAGCTTGGAGTTGCTGCTTCTCGTCTGGTTGCTCTTAAGTCTGAAAATGAGAGCGCTGAATCCCTGAGAAAGGGTCCTAAAAATGGTGGGGTTGCTGCTATAGTTGACAAAAAGGCATACGTGGAGCTCTTCCTCTCAACAAGATGTGATTTCAGTATTGTGGGACAAGAGTTCACCAAAAACGGCTGGGGATTC GCATTTCCAAGGGACTCACAGTTAGCAGCAGACATGTCGACAGCGATACTGACCTTATCGGAGAATGGTGATTTACAGAGGATCAGTGACAAGTGGCTGCAGAAGAGTGCTTGCAGCTCACAGGATACCCAGCTAGCAGTAGACAAGCTACAACTCAAAAGCTTCTGGGGTCTTTACCTAATCATTGGCATAGCTTGCTTGCTCGCGCTAATTCTGTATTTCGGACTAATGGTGAAACAGTTCATGCATCACTACCCGACCGAGGGTGAAGAGCCGAATGGACTTGCAACACAATCTTCACGCCTTCAAACATTCCTTGCTTTTGTTGACGAAAAAGAAGAGGAAATCAAAAGGCGGTTTAAGAAAAGGCAAATCGAGGGGTGTTCCACCAGGTCTAGCACTACTACTACAGATCCATCAAATAGAAGCCTGCCGAATTTCCCATTAAATAGCTCGATGATTGATCATATGGAGTTCCCTCCAGCTTGA
- the LOC141623270 gene encoding glutamate receptor 3.6-like isoform X2, with translation MQDSNNNGFLGIVEAMSFMEKSAVAIIGPQSSVIAHVVSYLAKGLQVPLLSFAATDPSLSSLEYPFFVRTTQNDVFQMAAIADIVVYFGWRKVTAIYNDDDFGRNGIAALEDKLAGKQCTISYKAPMNPEPSGEDIRQILYQVALQESRIIVLHTYTSYGLKVLEVARSLHMLDSGYVWIATDWLTDILDTDSPLSSSSLSDVQGLLTLRFHTPESKLKKQFMTRWRNLIRRENTDGLFGLNTYGLYAYDTVWILAHALNEYFSQGGSISFSNTSMIRQFKDSNLHLDAMRVFDGGELLLSNVRRVKLTGLTGNIQYDSDRNLINPSYDIVNVVGTGHINIGYWINSSCLSVQPPEALFSTPLNQTGFRQQLYSVIWPGQTAEKPRGWVYPINGKRLKIGVPNRVDYNEIISYSEKTNSFTGYCIDIFTSAVNLLPYALPYKLLPFGNGTDNPNINELIDKLSAGVFDAVIGDISITTDRTRKADFTQPYRESGLVVVARVQTKDSNAWAFLRPFTPMMWCTTFVFFIVVGCVVWILEHRINDEFRGPPRQQVITMLWFSLSTWFFAHRESTMSTLGRFVLIIWLFVVLIINSSYTASLTSILTVQQLSSPIKGIQSLVLSNDPIGYREGSFVYDYLHKELGVAASRLVALKSENESAESLRKGPKNGGVAAIVDKKAYVELFLSTRCDFSIVGQEFTKNGWGFAFPRDSQLAADMSTAILTLSENGDLQRISDKWLQKSACSSQDTQLAVDKLQLKSFWGLYLIIGIACLLALILYFGLMVKQFMHHYPTEGEEPNGLATQSSRLQTFLAFVDEKEEEIKRRFKKRQIEGCSTRSSTTTTDPSNRSLPNFPLNSSMIDHMEFPPA, from the exons ATGCAAGATAGCAATAACAACGGCTTTCTCGGAATTGTTGAGG CAATGTCCTTCATGGAGAAAAGTGCAGTGGCAATCATAGGTCCACAATCATCTGTGATAGCTCATGTAGTTTCTTATCTGGCCAAGGGACTACAGGTCCCGTTGCTCTCATTTGCAGCCACAGACCCATCCCTTTCCTCCCTCGAGTATCCTTTCTTCGTTAGGACAACCCAAAATGATGTTTTCCAAATGGCTGCTATAGCCGACATTGTGGTTTACTTTGGATGGAGGAAAGTGACTGCAATCTATAATGATGATGATTTTGGAAGGAATGGCATTGCCGCTTTAGAGGATAAGTTAGCGGGTAAGCAATGTACAATAAGCTATAAAGCACCTATGAATCCTGAACCAAGTGGAGAAGACATAAGACAGATTTTATATCAGGTTGCTTTGCAAGAATCTAGAATAATTGTTCTCCATACTTACACTAGTTATGGCCTAAAGGTGCTTGAGGTGGCTCGTTCTCTACATATGTTGGATAGTGGCTATGTTTGGATTGCTACTGATTGGCTTACTGACATCTTAGATACAGATTCACCACTTTCTTCCAGCTCACTGAGTGATGTTCAAGGTTTACTTACCTTGCGTTTTCACACTCCCGAGTCAAAGCTGAAGAAGCAATTCATGACTCGATGGCGAAATTTGATTAGAAGGGAAAACACAGATGGGTTGTTTGGATTGAACACATACGGTCTATATGCGTATGATACAGTTTGGATTCTTGCCCATGCCTTAAATGAATATTTTAGTCAAGGAGGAAGCATATCATTCTCAAATACTTCTATGATACGCCAGTTTAAAGACAGTAACTTGCACCTTGATGCAATGAGGGTCTTCGATGGAGGGGAACTTCTTCTCTCCAATGTACGACGAGTAAAACTGACAGGACTGACTGGCAATATTCAGTATGACTCTGATAGGAATCTGATCAATCCTTCTTATGACATTGTCAATGTTGTAGGAACTGGTCATATTAATATTGGGTATTGGATTAACTCTTCTTGTTTATCAGTTCAGCCACCAGAAGCTTTATTCTCCACTCCGCTCAACCAAACAGGTTTTAGGCAGCAGTTGTACAGTGTAATCTGGCCGGGACAAACTGCAGAGAAGCCTCGTGGATGGGTTTACCCCATAAATGGAAAGCGTCTAAAGATTGGAGTTCCAAACCGAGTTGATTACAATGAAATTATTTCATATTCagaaaaaacaaattcattcacTGGATATTGCATTGACATTTTCACTTCTGCTGTCAATTTGCTTCCATATGCTCTTCCCTATAAGTTGTTGCCATTTGGGAACGGAACAGATAACCCAAACATCAATGAGCTGATTGACAAATTGAGTGCAGGA GTTTTTGATGCTGTAATTGGTGATATTTCTATTACCACCGATAGGACAAGGAAAGCAGATTTTACACAGCCATACAGGGAGTCAGGTTTAGTTGTTGTAGCCCGGGTGCAGACCAAGGACAGTAATGCATGGGCCTTTCTAAGGCCGTTCACTCCAATGATGTGGTGTACAACATTTGTATTTTTCATTGTCGTGGGATGTGTTGTTTGGATTCTGGAACATCGGATTAATGATGAATTCCGAGGCCCACCCAGGCAGCAAGTTATAACAATGTTATG GTTCAGCCTTTCAACCTGGTTCTTTGCTCACA GGGAAAGTACTATGAGCACACTTGGTCGATTTGTACTCATCATATGGCTCTTTGTTGTCCTAATAATTAATTCAAGCTACACTGCAAGCCTGACCTCCATACTGACAGTTCAACAACTCTCTTCACCTATTAAAGGAATACAAAGTCTAGTTCTGAGCAACGATCCTATAGGATACCGTGAAGGCTCATTTGTTTACGATTATTTGCACAAGGAGCTTGGAGTTGCTGCTTCTCGTCTGGTTGCTCTTAAGTCTGAAAATGAGAGCGCTGAATCCCTGAGAAAGGGTCCTAAAAATGGTGGGGTTGCTGCTATAGTTGACAAAAAGGCATACGTGGAGCTCTTCCTCTCAACAAGATGTGATTTCAGTATTGTGGGACAAGAGTTCACCAAAAACGGCTGGGGATTC GCATTTCCAAGGGACTCACAGTTAGCAGCAGACATGTCGACAGCGATACTGACCTTATCGGAGAATGGTGATTTACAGAGGATCAGTGACAAGTGGCTGCAGAAGAGTGCTTGCAGCTCACAGGATACCCAGCTAGCAGTAGACAAGCTACAACTCAAAAGCTTCTGGGGTCTTTACCTAATCATTGGCATAGCTTGCTTGCTCGCGCTAATTCTGTATTTCGGACTAATGGTGAAACAGTTCATGCATCACTACCCGACCGAGGGTGAAGAGCCGAATGGACTTGCAACACAATCTTCACGCCTTCAAACATTCCTTGCTTTTGTTGACGAAAAAGAAGAGGAAATCAAAAGGCGGTTTAAGAAAAGGCAAATCGAGGGGTGTTCCACCAGGTCTAGCACTACTACTACAGATCCATCAAATAGAAGCCTGCCGAATTTCCCATTAAATAGCTCGATGATTGATCATATGGAGTTCCCTCCAGCTTGA
- the LOC141617271 gene encoding uncharacterized protein LOC141617271 has translation MGMECTTNDAIENAFLEYYMSLLGSDHPVTFVCLEVVRSGTVVSEDQANALIRDISEDEIRSALMSIPAEKSPGPDEFTCQFFKDVYPIVGPDVEAAVKEFFFFWETLTIICSRLNEVLGGIVSCNQSAFIKSRDIVDNLLICQDLVRHAPETELPSKMVQWIMTCVSSPSFSLSLNGAMFGYFKDDLLLFSRGDFSSIKILMRALTIFDAASGLQVNHEKSEIFMNGISPRDRDKFLRLSGFRAGVFPFRIFILPSTIINKIDSICRNYLWSGDLHYKLPLVAWETCCRPLDEGGLVIINCCDWNKAMLAKYTWWIANKEDHLWIKWVNAIYIRGQDWWNYSPSPSSSWTWRQICKVKEQFKDGFINDTWLGGEYTIQKGYGWLKGSRTKVRWKPFIWNKLSLPKHNFILWPLALQRLLTRDRLAKFGVDTATTCYLCNSSTESCSHLFFYCIFSRQCLVLVQSWLGIDLAGHELLEWCMNWRCRSLAKKQIVFAGLASLVYHIWLARNKCRLEGVVILPTVLLQQTKDAVRHRIIDRIAWFKHGVDCNWLHRIRS, from the exons ATGGGTATGGAGTGTACTACTAATGATGCTATTGAGAATGCATTCTTGGAGTATTATATGTCTCTGCTTGGGAGTGATCACCCTGTAACTTTCGTGTGTTTGGAAGTAGTTAGGTCTGGTACTGTTGTGAGTGAGGACCAAGCTAATGCATTAATTAGGGATATTTCAGAGGATGAAATTAGAAGTGCCCTTATGTCAATCCCTGCTGAAAAGTCCCCTGGCCCTGATGAGTTCACTTGTCAGTTCTTCAAAGATGTCTACCCTATTGTTGGTCCTGATGTTGAAGCTGCTGTCAaggaattttttttcttttgggaaACTCTTACA ATCATTTGCTCTAGACTTAATGAGGTACTAGGGGGCATTGTCAGCTGCAACCAGAGTGCTTTTATTAAATCTCGAGATATTGTGGATAATTTGCTTATTTGTCAGGATCTTGTAAG GCATGCTCCAGAGACTGAACTTCCTTCTAAGATGGTTCAATGGATCATGACTTGTGTTTCTTCCCCATCCTTCTCTCTTTCTCTTAATGGGGCTATGTTTGGTTATTTTAAAG ATGACCTCCTTCTTTTCAGCAGAGGGGATTTCAGTTCTATTAAAATTTTGATGAGAGCTCTTACGATTTTTGATGCAGCATCAGGCCTTCAGGTCAATCATGAGAAGTCTGAAATTTTTATGAATGGGATCTCTCCTAGGGATAGGGATAAATTCTTGAGACTCTCTGGGTTCAGAGCTGGGGTTTTCCCTTTCAG GATTTTTATACTTCCCAGTACAATCATTAATAAAATTGATAGCATATGCAGGAACTATCTGTGGTCTGGTGATCTCCATTATAAGCTCCCTCTGGTTGCTTGGGAGACCTGTTGCAGACCTCTGGATGAAGGTGGCTTAGTTATTATCAACTGTTGTGACTGGAATAAGGCTATGTTGGCTAAGTATACTTGGTGGATTGCGAACAAGGAAGACCATCTATGGATAAAATGGGTGAATGCTATCTATATTAGAGGTCAGGACTGGTGGAATTATTCTCCTTCTCCTAGTTCTAGCTGGACTTGGCGCCAGATTTGTAAAGTGAAAGAGCAGTTTAAGGATGGCTTCATCAATGATACCTGGTTGGGTGGGGAATACACTATCCAGAAAGGGTATGGGTGGCTTAAAGGATCTAGAACTAAAGTGAGGTGGAAACCTTTCATTTGGAATAAACTCAGTCTTCCTAAGCATAATTTCATTTTATGGCCCCTTGCTTTACAAAGACTTCTTACAAGAGATAGACTGGCTAAGTTTGGCGTGGATACTGCTACTACGTGCTATCTATGCAACTCTTCTACTGAATCATGTTCTCATCTCTTTTTTTACTGCATTTTCAGTCGGCAATGTTTGGTGTTAGTTCAGAGTTGGCTGGGGATTGATTTGGCAGGACATGAGTTACTTGAGTGGTGTATGAACTGGCGTTGCAGATCTCTGGCTAAGAAACAGATAGTGTTTGCAGGGTTAGCAAGTCTTGTTTACCACATTTGGCTAGCTCGCAACAAATGCAGACTTGAAGGGGTTGTGATTCTTCCTACTGTTTTACTCCAACAAACAAAAGATGCAGTGAGACATAGGATTATTGATAGGATAGCATGGTTTAAACATGGAGTAGATTGTAATTGGCTTCATAGAATTCGAAGCTAA